The following nucleotide sequence is from Methylocella sp..
GTTTCGCATAAAGACAAACGCCGGATCCATCCCAAAATACAATTTTGATTCTGTCGGCCCTTTTTGCACGGAAGACGTAAAGCGCGCCATCGAATGGATCGCTGCCGCTGTCACGGACCAGGGACAGCAAACCGTCTACGCCCTTGCGAAAATCGATCGGGTGACTTGCCAGAAACACTTTGACGCCCGATGGGATCATGCCGAACGAACCGCGCGGATCACGCGCCGCAAATGTGTTTCGTCGGCCGTCGCATCCGCGCGGATGACAACGCCGCCGACAACAATTTCGATAACGCAAGGCGTGGGCTGCGTGACTTCAAGAGATGCATCCGCCGGTGGCGCTGGCAGGCTGGCCGATCCCTTACGTAAGGCCATGCGCCGCCAATCAAAAAGCTGCGCGGGACTGATGCCGATGCCTCGGGCGATCGCCGAGACATTCGCTCCAGGCACCAGAGATGCAGCTACGGCCTGTTCTTTGATCTCGTCCGACCATCGCCGCCGCAGCTGCGACGGTGCTCCCTCAAGACGATCAGGAAGCACCTCGATCATATGGAAGCTTCTATCCCTAGACCTATGCGCAGACATAGAAGTTCAAACCAGCATTTATTGCAGCTCCCGCATAAATACCTGCTCGTCAGACGCTCCGCCATATGGGTCCAGCTTGGCGCTTACCGTACTCCAGCGGCGCGTCAATCCAGCGTCCGCCAGATTTCAGCACATGAATGATCCCGCTGATCACCCGGCGATCATCGACGCGCGCCTTGCCGCGCGTGTCCGTGGGAAGATGCGGCGCGATCTTCGCGAACTGCGCGTCCGTCAGCCAGAATTGATCCCGATTCATAGTCGCTTCCTTTCGGAAGCTGTGAATCACAATCCGCCTGTCACGCCAACCATTTTATGGGTCTGGGCCCTAGATCGCATGGTTGAGACTCTGCAAGAGCCCTACCATGACTTTTGGTTCCAACTCGGCAAATTTATACATACATTCGCTCTCGCCGAAGCCGAGCTTCTACTTCTACTGAAGTATGTTAGCGGGCTATCTGGACCAAAAGCCGGGGCTCTTTTCTCAGGAGCGCGCCAAGAAGGCGCACGCGATACGATAAACAATATTCTGCAAGCGACGAAAAAGAATATTAAAAAGAAACGCCTAGAAAGACCGTTCGCGCAATTGGCCACAATTGGTACTGTTCGTAACAATTTAGTCCATTGGGGCGCAACTCATGACAGAGGAAATGGCGAAAGCTTCCTCGTTTCAAATGAGGCGCGCAAACCCCTGAAACCAAGAACCTACTCGGTAACCGTCCAGGATTTAAACGATATGTGTGATGATATCATACGCATCGTGTTTTTGATGCAATACGAGCGCGAAGCTTCGGATATTCCGCTGACACAGCGCGATGTTTTTGCGCAGAAATCATGGCTCTATACACCGCCTCAGCCGCCTCCTCCGCAGAAAGGCACGCGTCGCCGTCGTCACGCTCGCGAAGAATAGCTGCCCCCATCTCACGCATAGAAGTTGTCACATTAATTTCCGGACTGTCACGCATCTCAACATCAACATGAGATAGCTGTGAAGCAAGGTCGTCTAAAAAGCCACTTCTGGCCAAAGCCACAAAAACTAGAGCCACCCCCTGAGCATAGTCCAGTAGAGAAACACATTCCCCCGTGGCTAAGCGAAGGTCAGAAAGACCTTTTTGTACAGCATATTCAGGCAGCGAAAATGAGGTCTTCCCGACCGACACGTGCACAACGCGCTCAAGAAAAGGCACGGGCCGAGAAGAAGACGCTGCAGGCTGAAAATATTCGCCGGAGCCAGGAGGGAGAAGCTCGCTCAAAATCACGTTCTTCTGGTCAGACTTAACGCGGTCGAGCGGCGGGGCTTTCATGGCGCGCCTCCATCGCCGATCGAAGAATTCGGCCAGGCGGCGACAAGCGCATCTCTCAAAGATTCTAAATCGCCGCACGCACCTAAATGAAGTGCACTGGAATTATCTGCCCACCAACAGTTAAACGCTTCTTCCAAGGCAATATATTCTTCTGAAGAATACCTCTCCTGTGATTTTGAGTCTCCTCGGCTCATGTCCGAGCTTTCTGGGCTGATGTCCGAAAACGACGCGAACCTCCTAACGGCCGGTTCTCGCGACGAGCTTTGCGTCATATTCATTTCTCCTTAGCCCGCTCAGCGCGGGTTTTTTCATGTGCAGAACGGCGCTGCTATAGTCCCCATTTCGAGGGCGACGAGATGGGTATGCCGGAGATAATCAAAGAGTTTGAGGCTTTTGACATTGATGTTCATCTGACGATTGATGGTCTTGCGTTTCTGACTCTGATAACGGACCGCGGTAATGTGGCAATCCATATGAAGCGGCAAGTGCTTGAGTCTCTGGACGCAAGAACCAGGCGCGAGCTAATTCGCGCAGTCGGCAACGGTCACTCTCCGAGATCCGACCCGGAGGCATAAGGGCGGAAGTCGGCTGCGCAGAAGACATAACAAACCACTTTCGACGGAGGGGTGATTATGGTGTCCTATCAGGATGTTCCGATATTTGACGCGATGAGTATTTCGGCGGTTCTGATGCCGAATGGCGAGAGAGCCACGCTTTCAGTGATGGGACCGAAACCGATAATGATCCATCTGAGCCGCGCTGCACTTCTAGCCCTTCAGCGGCAAATAAATGAGCAGCTAGAGAAACGGCCTCCTCCCTCTCGGCAGGACTGAACAGATGCTCGCCGTCGCGATCCAGGGGCATAGGCACCGAATCCGGGTTCTCTGAAGGCATCATAAACCCCATTCAATTATGGACGGGAGTCGCCCAACCGGCTCCCGTTTGCATGCGTAGGATAGCAGGACGAATCGGCGGGAGCAAATAAAATACCCACATTGGTGTTCTAGTGGGTTGACTATAACCCACATTCGGGTATTCTCTCTCCATCAACCCGATGGAGCGCCGACATGCAATTCGAAATCAGAAATAGGTGGAGCGGAGACGTTCAGTTCACGGCCGAGATCGAATGCGCAGATGATGCACCGATCTCAATCAAGGTCGGGCTGGCGGTAAAATGGGGCTTCTCTAACGGCGCGAGCCTGGTCGGCGCGAGCCTGGACGGCGCGAACCTGCGCGGCGTGAACCTGCGCGGCGCGAACCTGCGCTCCGTGCGGGCGGATCTGTACGATATTCTTCTGCGCGCTATCCCCGAGGTTCCGGCGCTCCTGACCGCTCTGCGCGAGGGTCGCGTCAACGGATCGACCTACGAAGGCGAATGCGCTTGCCTGGTCGGCACGATCGCGAACGTCCGGCAGGTTTATTACGACACTCTCGGACTGGCCGATAGCTCGAGGCCTGTCGAGCGCTGGTTCCTTGGCATCAATAAGGGCGACACCCCGGAGAATAGCCAAATCGCCAAAATCACCGAAGGCATGATCGTTGAGTTCATGGACCTCGTCGGCCTGAATTCTACGGTCGTCGCGGAAAGTGCGGTGCAATCATGAGCGCCGATCTCATCCACCACATTGTGACTTTCACTGACGGCCGTGTGGGGCATCCCGCCGCCGGCGCGTTCGAAGTTGAATTCCCGCTCGACCGCGCAACGATGCTCGAGGATATCGCCGAGGAGCAATATCCCGATCTCCTGGCGATCTACGAGATCAATCTCACCGCCGGCACGGCGCGGGATGTGACCGAAGATGTCGCCGCGGAACTCGCCAAGACATACGATTACGACGAGCTGCCGCAGGAGGCGCGGGATCTCTGCGCACGATTTCTCCTCAACCTAGGCCGTTGTGACGAATTCGGCGTTTGGGGGATTCTCGCGAGGATCTTTCCATGATTCAAGGCTGATTTTTGGAGATCAGCCTTGATGATTCGGGATGTCGATGCGCTGCGAGACGATCAATGGGAGCGGCTTTGTGATCTTGTGCCAGGCGGAAGAGCCGGCCAGCGCGGGCCGCGCTGCGACAATCGACGCTTCGTCGACGCGCTGTTATGGATGGCCCGCTCGGGCGGCCGCTGGCGCGATCTGCCCGAACGCTTCGGCGACCATCAGGCGGTGAAACGCCGCTACTATCGCTGGATCGAGCGCGGCGCCTTGGACGGATTTCTTGAGGCATTCACCGCCGAGGCCGATCTCGAATGGCTGATGATCGACTCAACAATCGTGCGCGCCCATCAGCACGCGGCCGGCGCAAGGATCGCCAAAGGGGGGCGGATGCCCATGGCCTGGGCCGCTCTCGCGGTGGTTTGAGCACCAAAATCCACGCCGCGACAGACGCACTCGGCAACCCCGTTCGGCTCCTTCTCGGACCTGGGCAGCGCAACGACATCACAAAAGCGCACGCCCTGATCGAAGGCTTTGCGGCCGATGCGATCATCGCCGATAAAGGTTATGACGCCAATCACTTGCGCAAGGCTGTTCTTATGCGTGAGGCTGAGCCGGTGATCCCATCAAAATCCAATCGCCGCGCGCCGCTCCCCTACGACAAGGCGCTCTACAAGGAGCGCAATCTCGTCGAGCGTTTCTTCAATAAACTGAAGCAGTTCCGGCGCGTCGCAACCCGATACGACAAGCTCCTCGCAAACTACCGAGGCTTCGTATTGCTCGCCGCTATTGCTATCATGCTCAGGTAATTCGTCACTACTGCCTAGATCACGCGCCGATCGAGCACGCATACGCGATGCTGGCGCATTCCAAATCCCCCGAAAATTGGTCTCGGAGGGAACGGGCGTGACCCAGATCAGCCGAACCCCCATGGATCTGAAGCGCGAGCGCGCCTTCGATCTTGCCAACGCGGACGCGGGCTATTTCTCCCACGCCGAATATGCCGCGAAGTGGTCTGATCACGGCCAGCACCGCGATCTTGATCGCGCACCGGAAATGCTGGCCAGCCTCTATTTCATCGACGAGTTTCTCATATCGATGCTGCTCGTCGCTGGCGTGTGTCTCTTGATCGGGTGGATGTCGTGAGGTCGAGCACGAAAATCCACGCCGATAATGGCGTCAAGCTCAGCGCCGTGGAGTGCGGCAACCTCACATGGTTCGAGATCATAGATCTCGCTGAGCCGTATATGCCCTCGCAGTTTCAGTTCTGCTTGCATGGCGTCGAGCACAGTCAGCTCGAGCGCGCGGTCGCGGCCTTCAACGCCATCATGTCCGAGGGCGCCGCAGAGCCGGCGCAGATCGCGATGGCGGCCGAATGAAAACCCTATCAGCCTTCGGAGGCGACCATGATCCGAATTATTTTAATCGCGAGCTTAGCCACCACGAGCGCGCCCGCTTCACCCCCGAAGAGTTCGAGCTTTTTAGTTCCGGGCTCGACGAAGTTCGAGAAGTGGAATCCCCAGCCGCGCGCGAAGTGCGGGCGCAGTTGCGTTGGGTAAGGCGCCTGATGTGCGCCATCGCGATCGTCTGCATCGCGGCGTCTCTTTGGTCGAAGGTGATGTCATGAACGAGCAATCAGCCGGACGGCAAATCGCCGCGATCGACGATCGGCGCGGCGCCGTGGTTTCCGCGCCCGTGTCGGATGGAGATTCCCTTCTCGCCGTAATCAGCAAGGCCGCGCGCGATCCCGCCGTCAACGTCGATAAGATGGAACGGCTTATGTCGATGTATGAGCGCGTCGAGTCCGCGCGGGCGAAAACCGCCTATTCCGCCGCTCTCTCGGCCATGCAGCCTGACCTCCCGGTTATCCAGGAGCGTGGCAAAATCACGATCCACAAAAAGGATAAGCCTGGCGAGATCCAGCAAGAAACGCCTTATGCGCGCTGGGACGACATCAATCAGGCAATCCGCCCGGTTCTCGGCAAGCACGGGTTTGCCATTTCTTTCCGCACGGGCCTCGCCAGCGACGGCAAGATCACCGTCACCGGCATTTTGAGTCACGCGGGAGGCCATCAGGAAGAGACCACGATGACGCTGCCGCACGATAGCACCGGCAGCAAGAACGCGGTTCAAGCCGTGGGGTCATCCACCAGCTAC
It contains:
- the tnpB gene encoding IS66 family insertion sequence element accessory protein TnpB (TnpB, as the term is used for proteins encoded by IS66 family insertion elements, is considered an accessory protein, since TnpC, encoded by a neighboring gene, is a DDE family transposase.), which produces MIPSGVKVFLASHPIDFRKGVDGLLSLVRDSGSDPFDGALYVFRAKRADRIKIVFWDGSGVCLYAKRLEKAQFCWPKIGHSRIQLNQAQLMALVDGMDWKRVHAVAVKRPEFAG
- a CDS encoding transposase; amino-acid sequence: MIEVLPDRLEGAPSQLRRRWSDEIKEQAVAASLVPGANVSAIARGIGISPAQLFDWRRMALRKGSASLPAPPADASLEVTQPTPCVIEIVVGGVVIRADATADETHLRRVIRAVRSA
- a CDS encoding pentapeptide repeat-containing protein; amino-acid sequence: MQFEIRNRWSGDVQFTAEIECADDAPISIKVGLAVKWGFSNGASLVGASLDGANLRGVNLRGANLRSVRADLYDILLRAIPEVPALLTALREGRVNGSTYEGECACLVGTIANVRQVYYDTLGLADSSRPVERWFLGINKGDTPENSQIAKITEGMIVEFMDLVGLNSTVVAESAVQS
- a CDS encoding ERF family protein, which gives rise to MYERVESARAKTAYSAALSAMQPDLPVIQERGKITIHKKDKPGEIQQETPYARWDDINQAIRPVLGKHGFAISFRTGLASDGKITVTGILSHAGGHQEETTMTLPHDSTGSKNAVQAVGSSTSYGKRYVAMALLNLSSTRSEDDDGRAGGHAEPELPDSVRAYLDLAAEKIAASQTAKELSDWWSEQKEQRIALDLVNTLQGPRPGYQQLFGAYSRRGKELSR